GGGATAccctctttctctttctctactTTTTAAACTAATCaccataaattaatttatgagAATTctgaataatactccctccgtccccaaaaaaagaatattttggggacgatacgagttttaagaaaaaataataaagtttattgatagtggaaaaaaatatgttataattagtattggaagtggtgaaaatgtgaaaaaatgttataattaatattgagagtggtgaaaaaatgaaaagtaagaataaataaagtattattagtggtggggtagttgtccaaaaatagaaaaaaagaaagaggaacttatttgggggacgtcccaaaaaggaaaaagaggaacttatttcagggacggacgAATCACAATATCACATAAAATTGCTAAGTTTTTGGCCTTCATCGCACTccttttatattataaataacatTTTTTTGAGTCGGATTATAATTGACATATTGTATTGGAATGaagataatatatatacatatcatTTATTATCTTCCACGTATTATAGTCATGGATGTATTTGtttgtcttttttgtttttcattaaaCGGTAGTTGGACATCAATTATGCTTCCTTATTGAAATTGTAGGTGCTCGAACCCTCAAGCTACAAATTGAAAACTGTATTTACATTTGATAGGatccaaatttttatttttattttaaaagtgataACATCTATCTAGGCCACCATTTTGTTGATGTGCATCTAATCTTGGCCATCTTAATTCTTGGCCGTTTGAATCCGCAAAGATTTAACATCTTATCATGTTATGCTAAAATCATTTTTTAATATCTAACCTGATTCCTCATAATCAGAAGATTTGGatctaaaatagaaaaatgttTGAGATTTCTGATTACACAAGTGGCATGAGAGATACTGCTAATGCTTGCGCTCAATTTCTTCCTATCTCTACGATTAAATATTCCCCTATCTAATGATTTAGCTCCCTATATTATTTCAAAGAGGTGTGCTATTGAATATTGGATCTAAAACagtaataatattatgaaaatagaGTTCCTCTACTTGTTTAGCTAATAGAGAAGTAGTATGTTCATTGGAAAAAATAGTGAGTTTAGCGAGATCAAGCGTAACGCTGTAAattgtggagagagagagatgtggaCAAGTACAGGAACTGGGCGGTGATGACTGCGATCCAGCGTGGCGCCATCTGACGGCACGCAGGTGGGACCCATGTCACGAGAGTGCTACCCTTGTAAAGCAGCAGTTGGGCGGCCCCACAACTGGTGGCATTTTAGGAAAGGCGAGGATTTTGAAATCGAAAAGGAGTCCACGTTGGCCGACTGCTGGGCCCCATTTGTTAATGATCATAGCTGGCGTTGTGGCCCCCACGTAAAAGTAGCGCCACCGGCCTTCGTCCCTCATTTGGCCCACCTTCACCAATTGCATGCACACATCAATCCCTCGCTTTCTTTAAGCTCTTCATAAACTTTCCCATTTTCTTTTCAACTTCATGTTCAAAAACAAAATCTAATTTCTtgaatgtgtaattagtagataaaataaattaataaaattacttAAATATTAGATACTGATAAAATGTAttgtaaaaaaaatgagatatttgtaatgaaacatctcattataaaaaataaaatatttataatggaACGGAAGAAGTATATTGTAGTATGTGCACATATATTTCAAAGAAGAGATTTATCCCCCAACATTAATTTTAAACATATGGAGAAAACTAAGCAAGAATAAcctttcaaaagaaaaaattaatattccctccatcccgatacaaatatttcattattgttggacacaaagattaagaaaaaataatactccctctttTCAATACAAATATTTCATTGTTTTTGGACACAAAATCAGATATGTGTAATTGGTGGAGAGagacaaatatatttatatttgaaaaagtaaaataagagtAAGAGTAAGTGGTGGGCtcattagtaattttttttaaattatttgtcaTAAAAGGAATATGACATTTTAATGAGATATCTCATTATaaaaagtgagacatttataatggggcggagggagtaatactatTTTCGTTCAATAAAAATGTACACTTTTTTATTATACGGTCTCATAGAAATATGTACTActagtatttttaaaaaaatattagccCGCCCAATAATACTATAAGAAAGTAGGTCATTTTTACCTTCAACACAATTCACctaaatttattaaaactcagtATTCGAAAAAAATGAGGCACACTTTCAAAAAATGAAGAAGTATAAGCAAGAAAAGGAAGTAAAGTTAACACTTTCGGCGGTGTAAATTTCTATGGAGATCACATCACATGTATGTGGGGTTTCTAATTTACCCTTCTTACCTATCCTTTAATTCGAATAGGTACGAGTTTACATTGGTGTTATTTATGTTAATAAAACAAAATGTAAACCTTTCTTACACTTGtaagtataatataaaatatactcgCTTCATTcctaaaataagttcctctttagggacggcacgagttttaaggaaaagtgctaaggtgtattgatagtgaaaaaaaatatgttataattagtattgagagtggtgaaaaggtgaaaaaatgttatactccctccgtccgccaagattatgtaaaaattactatatttggcgtccgccaagattatgtcaatttccttttatggcaatggtcccgccatcttctttaatattttatccttactaacactctttatttacaaaaaaaccactcaaaattcaatttcaaccacacatttcataaagtggtgggaccatttctccactacatcaaaatcatcaccaattttattaaatcctgTGCCCAaacaattttacataatcttggcggacggagggagtaattagtattgagagtggtgaaaaagtgaaaagtaagaataaataaagtattattagtggtggggtaattgtctaaaaatggaaagaaagaaagataaaCTTATTTagaggacgtcccaaaaaagaaaaagagaaacttatttcagggacgaacggggtatatatatatatagggtgcggttatagtgagaaccacacttatcgtgagaacatgagaaccattaaaatcaatgcatctactatataaattaatgcattcgctattaaatttaatgcatccgaaaataataaattttttgctcccttcaggattcgaacccagcacctgcatccatccaccaagatgatgcatccaccgtagatcttgatgatcgaatggtttaaaatggttctccgttcttattttattagtggttcttatttgaacctctcccattatatatatatatatatatatagcaaaaaaattattttttttgggatgcattaaatttaatagcggatacattaatttgtatagcagatgcagtaattttattggttcttatgttctcacgataattgtagttctcactataaccgcaccctatatataattaattaattaaatactcaATTCAAgagtatatatatgaaacagATCGAGCATCTCAACGTGATTGAAGAAGAATAGATGGTGTGGCGTGAAACTGTGTAAGCTAATTAGAAGACCGTTTTTGATTTACCAAAATGGTGTAATTATACAATCGTAGTCCTCACGGCTCTGCGACTTCGATGATGTATTCATCTCCTCTAAATATAAATACGGGTCAATATTACGTTGTACCCCAACCCCACCATTCTATCTCTTAAAAACCAATAAAAAATTACTGGGAAACAATTATAAAGAAaagcatatattttttaataattaattaggaaAATATTACTGGATTTGTTGTTCAATAGGGACATTTACTTTGGAagattagagcatccgcattgatgttacatgatagcttactttatgaggggggatcacatggtgtaaagaggctgcattggggttatATGATAGAAATTAATATGCGTCGTGCCACGCCTTAGGGAAATTCTTCCacccccaatgcatacaatcaagactcctgAATATCCCGGGAAATTcgtgtcgcgcctcgtgcatctgagtaaggcgtgtgatgtcctccggcgttggacggcgcagataatgggctccaaaagccaggatgaccgccttgcagaacttcttgaggcGTACACGCCCGGTGAAGTCGGTGACTTTGAGATATTCGTCAAAAGTATCTACACTGACGCCAGTGGCTAActggcggatagccgacgtgcatttctgcaacggGGAGAGAGAGTCACAACCTATTGCATCAGTGGTCATTtggaagtaagtatcttcaccttgaacagcctcgacgatgcgcaagaacagctccttctgcattcgaaaacgCCGTCGAAAAAATGTAGATCCGTACGTCGTACTATCGTTGAAGTAATCTTACATAAGACGTAGATGAGCTTCCTCTctatcacggtggacgtaagacCGGGGACGTTTCACACGTCCCGCCTCCGGCGCCGGCTGGGCGTAGATGTGAGCAAgcaattgtttctgcaactctatctcCTCCATGATCGCGTGAGCTACACCGTCAGATAAATCAGACGAAGAACCGTGGTCGGATTCCGCCATTGtcagaagaaaaaagaagaaaaggcttGAAGTATAGATTGAAAGAGGAGAATTGTGGAatgaaagtgaggaagaaggaagaagatagaatataaagagaagaaaaaaaattaaattaaattcgaACAGTCAAATTTGGCACGAAAACCGAGACAGTCAAAGCTgccttcaaattcaaaattcaaatattttttttaaggcgCGTGTTATTTTCAACAGTTGAtcgggctacacgatagaacgtgtagccctcgtgtaagtgaGGGCTGCATcggcttacacgatagcagccttacacgagtaggctgCTATTGTGTAaccgatgcggatgctcttagtattgataaataaaaatagtaagattaaTCCATTACTTGCTTTGATTTattgaaactttggaatatcTCAAAACTcttgattatttatatcatttaagtttattttgtttgatGTTTATCCCAttgaaattgtgaaattggAGAGATCCTActcttaaaaatgaaaatacccAATTATACATCTTATCGATCATGCAAAGAAAACTCACCCTAAATATTAAGAAAACAGAGTAGTTGTATGAGATAGGTTGAACATGGGAGCATCATGATCATAGTCACAAAACCAGAAGAAGCCGTTcaagaaaaagggaaaagaagatatataataaataacatgaaTAGGCAAAATGTGAAATTGGCCTCCACCATGTGCCCCTGCCCTTTCAAGATTCAAGAATGATCAAAGCTCAGTACATGTGTAGCTCTAAAAAAGAAAACTTAAATTAACAATtatttccatttttattttattttatttttgtggtAAAAAGATAAACAATTACAACTAGGCATGAGTGTGGCCTttgcatcatcatcatcttatGTGTCAGTTTGTCCCAAGATTCCGTAATTACATTATTATATGTTTGAAGTGGCTGATTTaaactcctataaataccctcTCAACCCATCCTTTCATATCATCACATTCACTAGAACACTAGTAGCATTTTAGCTGTGAATTCTTCCTTTTTACTCCTTCACCACTCTTCACACTACAATGGCAGCAGTTGAGGTATATGCATATTACATGATTCTGCTCTCTTGCATGAAATCAATTTGTTGCTTACTTTGCTAGTTTGATCTCTTCCTGGTTTggatcatttttcttcttcaagTTTTGTGTGTATTCGCGCGCGAATGCGGTTGAGGAGAGGTTCGATCAATGAATTAGAAATAGAATCCAGTGATTTTGTTTTCTCGTGAAATCTGATCTGCATGGCCGTGGCTAGATTTAGTTTCAATTGTGAATAATGCAGTTCTAATTCCTCCCGCTCATCTCCATCTCATCTGATTAAAACGTATGGATTGTATATGATCacctttaaattttaattaattttttgagcAGGTTGAATCAGTTCCAGTTGAAGAGATCGTCGCTCCAGTTGAGGCACCGGCGAAAGTGGAGGAGTCGCCAGCGGCGGTGACGGAAGAAGTAGCGCCGTCCGAAGCAACTGAGGAAGCTGCAGTTGCTGAAGCCGAGCCTGAGAAAGCAGTCCCCGCGGCCGTGGAGGAGCCAGCCGAGACAAAGGAGGTTACAGCTGAAGAGCCAGCCGAGGTAAAAAcaacagaagaagaagaagaagaagttgtCCCAGAGAAAGAGGCAGTAGCGCCGGTGGCCGTtgaggaggaggagaaggaggTTGATCTTGCTCCCGCTGAAGCCGccaaggaggaggaggaggctgCCGTCGCCGCGGAAGAGGTTGCTCCAGCTGAAGCCGACAAAGAGGAGGAGGCTGAGGCTCCTCCTGCTGAAGTCCCAGTTGAGAAAGCTGAGGAGTGAAGAGCAGCTATACATGTGAGAAAGGTGGCAGTATTTGAATCTTTTATTAGAGTTTGTGGTGCTTGagttatttctattttaatGTCTAGTTCTTACAAGTTTTTTATGTTGGGGTGTTTGGAAGCGAAATTATATGAGTAATTTGAGGGGTCCAATCCAAATCAGATGAATATATTTTGAGTTGGTCCCACAGGGTTAAACTTGTCTGCTTGGATTCATGGAGTTTCATCctcatattttaattaataaaattaagttACACTTATTTCTGGTGATTTTTCAGTGTTTACATATTTAGCTCGAAATTCATGCTATCCTGCTACTACTTGGATACTCTATTTTAAGTTTTATACGAGTATTATTCTCTTATTTGTATACATGTACAACGTGTGTAATGATCGGATTAACACACGACACAATATATACAAATtgtcaccttttttttttctttttcttcaggGGATATATAGCTCCATCACTTATTACCAACATTTAAAACACAAACCtttcaaataagaaaaattgtcaccttttttttttcctttttcttcaaGGGATATATAACTCTTTACCAACATTTAAAACACAAACCTTTCAAATAAGCAATATACAAATTATTTTCTTCCGCAAATATTATTTGTTCTTAGTGCGCTATGACTTTGATGCGCCATGGATATAGTGatatatgaaattgaaaataccaaTGTGTACAAAAATCTCACCATTCTTGCCATCTATATACTTAATAAGTTAAACCCATATCCACAGTTTAAAGAGAGGATGAAGTTACAATCGTTGTCAAAGAAAACATGACATGTAGCAACACCTCCATCTTCAGATAGTCGTCTAGTTGCCAAATAACCAAAAGTCTCGAGAGTCATCTATTATGTACAAAACTAAGAGAAATTCTATTTTCTGCACAACCCCCAAATCCACATATTTTCACCATGTCCCAAAGCTGCAACCTACATGCTCCTGAGTGATAATGCTAAGACGATCATGCATCACATCACTCGTAAGGTAAGCAGGGAAACACAATCGGTAAAAGCATGTATGAGATGAAGGAAGCCGTTCTGAGGAATCAGAAGTCTTGTAGATGTAAAGCCGAGAAGCCAAACCACTGAAACCTTCAACTGGTAAATATTTGATCGAGGTCCAGAAGAAGAGTAGAATCTTTTTCTGCTCCGCTGTCATCTCTCCGACAATCTGTAGGTTGAAAATATCACCACTTATAGATGTTTCAAGAAGGGTGCTGTATCGAAAATatcaattaaatgaaaataaacttGTTCACATGGACAGAGCTTGGATGCTATTACATGGGAAAATTTTGGACTATTATTTACTGTACACTTTTGCAATATCACATGCCGCCATACTTCTCTAACTACTTGTTAAATGAATATAGTTATAGATACACTTTGTCATCTTTGGTAAGATGTTGCATTTTGCACAAGTACTCATAGAAACATCTTTTGACTGAGAAATAATAACCATTCTAATTCAGTGCAGAATTATTGGATTAACATCATATAATTAGCACAAAAGGTAGACTTGAATaagttaaaaacttaaaaactaACAAAGATGGGCAATATTTAACTAAACAAGCTATTAAAAGGGAAATTGATAGTGAAACTTTAAAGGTTAGCACTTACACATTCCTAATTTTGCACTGCTATCAAATCCTACCACCTTAAATTACTTGAAAATCAAAATGAATGTTATTCAGTTTTCTTGACACTTCTGGCTAATCCTTTCGTCAACACAATAATTTCTTTTCATTAGCGAGTCAAAATCCGTGTACATGCTTTGATCTTTATTATGAATAATCAAATTCAAGATCTA
The genomic region above belongs to Salvia miltiorrhiza cultivar Shanhuang (shh) chromosome 5, IMPLAD_Smil_shh, whole genome shotgun sequence and contains:
- the LOC130985880 gene encoding fruit protein pKIWI501-like, producing the protein MAAVEVESVPVEEIVAPVEAPAKVEESPAAVTEEVAPSEATEEAAVAEAEPEKAVPAAVEEPAETKEVTAEEPAEVKTTEEEEEEVVPEKEAVAPVAVEEEEKEVDLAPAEAAKEEEEAAVAAEEVAPAEADKEEEAEAPPAEVPVEKAEE